GTGGTGGCGGAGGCTGCGGTTGCTTCTCTCAGCTTAAACTGTGGAGATCCAGTCAAAGTGACGGACAGGGCTGTGAGGACTGCACGTGCACACAAAGCGGCAAAGTCGACTGCGTGTGCAGACACCTCATCCACCGTAAGGAGATTCGCGATCTCACTCTGAGAGAGAGGCGGCTGTATCAACGGGCAATCAGGAAACTCTATGCCCGGTCAGGTAAGGTTATGAGATTGTGAATGTAATATTCTtataattaaaacacaaatatctgtttgtttttaacgaAATtattatgggttttttttttttctctatgaATTTAGCTGTTTGGAAGGGATTTGCACTCCTGCGAGCCGAGTTCTCCCCTCAGGCTGGACACCACGCGTTCTTCCTCCCCTGGCACCGCTACTTTCTACGATTAGTGGAGCATGAACTGCAATCAGTGTCGTCCTGTAGAATGGCTGTTCCATATTTTGAATGGACAGTGGACTCTGGGTCAATGCAGTCGTCAGCAGCGTGGCAGGCTGGACTGTTTGGGGGAGACGGTGAACCAGagacaggctgtgtgccacatcACCCCTTCCAGGGCTCCACTCCCCATTTTTACTGGAAGCCTTGTCTGAGGCGAAGTTTCAACTCTTCGGTTTGTCATCTAGCTTTGCACTTCTTTGACTGACTACGGCTCTTCCGTACTACATCTGTCTTAACAATTTCTATCTGCTGCTCCCTTTAGGTGTGGCTGCCAGATGCGGTGACCCTGCATAAGACCATAAACCAGGCAGATTTCCAGGTGTTCTCCCAGTCGCTGCAAACCTTTTCTGGGTTGTTCAGGCTCTGGGTCGGAGGCCACATGGCTTCTCCTCTGGCTGCTTATGACCCTTTATACCTGTCACACATTGCATTCATGGACAAGCTGTGGGAGCAGTGGCAAGAAAAGCATCAACTTGCATCAAAAAGGGAAACGTCAAGTCATCACCAAGCTGCTCGTCAGTTGCATGTGACGATGAAGCCTTTTGATATTCACTCTGATGACGTGATTTTCTCCCAGCAGCAAAGCTGCATTGTCTATGTGCCCATAACCATTGGTGCGCCTTGCAATATTACGTCTTTTCAGACGCACCCTCAAAGTAATCCGAAATTTCAGGAACACAGCATCAACAAGTCAGCGTCCCACAGTGGTGCTCATTTCGACCAATATGGGTATGATCGTGACGGGTACGACCGAAGCGGCTGGGACAGGTGGGGCTTCTCAAAGGACGGCTTCAACCTGGACTCCATTGACAGGGAAGGATACGACATGTCAGGTTTCAACCGCTATGGCTTCAACCGTTCAAATGTCTCTTGGTTTGGCGTGCACAGGGATACTGTAGCTGAGAAAAAGTGGATGAAAGAGCATGATGAAGAATATAGTGATGCAAAGACCCACAAAGACAAAGTGATATCAGAGATATTTAGAGACAATGGCTATAACATTTATGGGTTTGACCCTCTTGGCTTGGATCACAGTGGGTTTGACGCATTTGGATTTCAAACAGATGGTTATGATAAAGACGGTTGTAATTGGTTTTTCAATGGACCGCACTACCTTCGCATCTACTTCCACGTGCAGCAACAGTTATTGTCCTCCAGTGATGACATTTTGGCCCACATCACCCGTACCTGTCCTCCCATCACCTCTTTGCCCCGACACTGGGCCACATGGGACTGGATGACTTTTGCTCGAGACTGCCAACCAGATCAGAACTGGGCAGGACCAGAAACTGATAACATGGTCAAGACAGAGACTCAAAATAAGAGCAGGATATGGCTTCCGGTCACACCAGATCACAGGTATCTTCACCACAAGAATGAATGGACTAAAGCCTTGCAACGCCAGTTCGAAGCTCAGCTTAGCAAGTATCAAACAGGTCCACAGTCCATTCTCACATGGGATTATTCGCCAAGTCAGTTTTCTGGCAAATGCATTGCTTAATGGCTGTATTACTTACTTATGCATTAACTGGCTTTGGAGGGCTACCTCAACATTAGCCACGCCGTGTGTGGTAAAACAATGAATTGTCACACCAGTTAGCATTTCATTCACAGCTATGCTCCGCTTTTCTTTGAAACGCTCTTCTTAGGTTTTGCTTCAAGCTTCACTGGTACAGCGGCTGTCCCCTCGGCTCTGCACCTTTCACCTGCCCCGACCTCTGCCGTGACGCCCGTTGCCATGGTTACCCACAGGCTGTCTGCCACATGCACAATTGCGGTTCCTGTTTCATAGAGTGGCGTGATCCGGCTACTGGAAACCACCTGATATGCCACGACTGGTAGCAAAAAATCCAGactgctgagaaaaaaaaaggaacgagGAACATGtcgaagaagaaggaagagaaCTGAAATTAACGTGTTTTTACGATTGTATTTGCACATTTTGTGTGAGCTGacataaacaaaacatttcaaagtaaaaaataacAGCTAAAAATGATGGCTGCAGCAAATTAAATGGAAAATTTAAGATTTACTCTAGATTTCATCAGATTTTTCCACAAAGCCGGTTTATCCATTGAAACCCACCTGAATCTGCATAAAAAAATTGCTCTATACTGTCCACTTGATATTCAGATGCCTTTAACATTTACGCATCAAGTCAGTACAATTAATCATTAATTATTGAATGAATCAAAGCaatgaaaaccaaaacattaTATGCTCAAATATGTGTGTAAATGATGGATCTGTAAAGGCATAACATcagttttgatttgtttcagCATTCCCCTCAGATCTATGGTTTTTGGTTTTAGGTCAGAGGTATCCAAACAATGATGGTTAAAGGGTCAACAGTGCAACTTTTGATTAGGTTGAGTGTATTTGTATGCACCTCTTAATGTTAAAACCTGTACACCCCTGAATTATGTCCACTCTAATATCTGTCTTATTTTCAAAATTACCTTGCATTCAGAGGAAAGGTTCTTCCAATATGTTAAGTGCGCTCCGGCCACAGCAACAAACGTACAGCTAGAGTCggaaaatatttttcagtgtaGTATATCATTTATTTGGAGATCATAAAGGCAGAGAGGGAAAATAATACAAGCAGTTGATTTATAAATGgtggttttgcattttttgcatCTATGCATTTACTATAAAactttgtttcttctgttgctATCGTTGAAGCACTTCTGATAATTGTGTAAATGCACCTGTCACTGTCTGATGAAACAATTCGGTGGGACTGTACTTGATGCTGGATAGGCCTCAGTGAGGATTCATGTCTCTCGGTCTCTCCAACTCCCACAAAGTGATGTGACCTTCATGCATTCCTCActattgtgtgtatttttgccATGGACATTCCTAAATAGCCCAATGTCCTTCCTCTCACCCCCTTGATGATTCTCTCTGTCATTATCTCAACTATTTCATCTATCTTTCCCCTAATTGCTTCTGCATGTAGGCCAAAAGATTCCAATGGCACCGAGTTGACACACTCAGGCTCACACTCCCTCACACTTTGATCTTGCTCACGCTCGGCTTGCTGGAGGAAATGCCGGTTGACTGCTGGCACAGTAGGCAGCCTCACTAGGCTCGCTCTCACTCTGTGATTAATGCCTCCgcgcacaaacaaacacattgttTCTGTACTTTTCAGAGCTGTCATTAGGATAATTATGTTCTGAGTAAAAGTAATACTTGATGGTCATCTTAAATACTTGTGATGAAAATCAATGAAGGatttttctctgaaaaataTGGCCTGAACTGtgctgcacattttttaattcaaagtaCTCATTCAGCCGCAAAATTAGAGAAATTGTCATGGTTGTGATGTTATCTTGTTTGTAGAATATTCTCCTTCCTGTCCACCCTCCCTCTCCTGTAGTAAGTTTCTTTCAGTCGTAATGGACTTCTACAACCTGACTTTGATGGTATTTCACGTCTGGAAGCCTGAAAACACTTCTGGTCGTGCTTACAATCCATAAAATGTGTGCCTGAAAGCACACGTGTATACATTACATCAGAGCCACGCGGTTCTGTTATTACTGGAAGGAGAGCAGAGCCAGATGTTCCCCGGTGACTTACTCAAAAGGTGAAGAAAACCTGTGGAGACAAACAGGGCAAAGGGAGTGACCGGCAGATTTCCACATTCCTCGTCTCTCCTTTACATATCTGTAAACACTCAGTTGAGTTAAAATGTCAATACACCCCCAGAGCCTGAAAACTCAGTGTGAACTAAAGATTTTGTCTCATCCTCAGAATTTGAACCAGACGGGAGGGTTTATAATGTGTCGTACACACCAGCCGAAGAGACACGAAACAGAGTAAGTCATTGACACGCTGCCAAAGAGAATGTATTGATTTCACTGGTAATAGGACTGTAACAGGGATTGCCCTCCTCAGCCTTCCCCTCCAAGAGATTGCCCTCCCAGGCCACCCCCACCTGACGACTGCCCTCCCAAGTCAACACCACCACCCAAGCCACCACAGCCACCCAATATCTGCCCTCCCGCTCCCCCACCGCCACCCAAGCCACCACAGACACCCAATTTCTGCCCTCCCAATCCACCACCGCCACCCAAGCCAACACCGCCACCCAATTTCTGCCCTCCCGCCCCCCCACTGCCACCCAAGCCACCACAGCCACCCAATTTCTGCCCTCCCAATCCCCCACCGCCACCCAAGCCAACACCGCCACCCAATTTCTGCCCTCCCAATCCACCACCGCCACCCAAGCCACCACAGCCACCCAATTTCTGCCCTCCCAATCCCCCACCGCCACCCAAGCCAACACCGCCACCCAATTTCTGCCCTCCTGCTCCCCCACCGCCACCCAATGACTGCAATCCCAAGCCATCGCCACCCAAAAACTGCAGAGGTAAGGATAAAAGAAACTCTACAGAGCAATATCTGTGATATAAGCCATTGTCCCACCAACACTGTAAAAGTAAAGGTGTCAGAATTCTGTTGAATTTAGTGGACCAATGTTCTCCTCATATTCCGTTTGCACTTAACCACTAACAACACCTGGAAGCACCAGAAAATGTCAGTAATCTGAAGCATTTGGCTTGCAGACTGCACCCACCGAGGAGTCCGGTATGCTGATGGAGCCCAGTGGAGGTCAGCAGACAATCCCTGTGACATCTGCTACTGCTCGGTGAGTTTGATCAGTCAGATATCTTCACACTTATCCAAATgatctttgtctttatttcaagTGGCATTTGTCTCCCGTCAACAGGAAGGCAATGTTCAATGTAGGAGGGAGCAGTGCAACACTCCCTGTGAaaatcctgctcctcctccacccaacACCTGCTGTCCAGTCTGTCAAGGTgggtttcttgtttgtttttttttcccccaatatgtgttggtgtgttcagcagagtgaagagacagtctttgcctgtgtgtgtcttttagaCTGTACTCACAATGGACGAAACTACCCCAATGGAGCGGCCATTCCTACCGGAGACCGCTGCCAGCAGTGTCAGTGTGTGGTATGTCCAGCAGTTGTGAAATGTGGTTCATGTATTTAGCAGATTGATCTGAGTTGTGATCTTTCTCTCCCAGAATGGAAATGTGGCGTGCTCAGCCGTCCGCTGTCCGGCCCTGCAGTGCCGCAACCCTGTGCATCATCCTGGAGAGTGTTGTCCGAGGTAAGAAACCTGCCTTACATCCTTGACATTAATATTAGGCCTGTGTCACATTGGAATGATTTTTTAATGTTAAGTTGGTTGATTTTAAAtctatttaatttgaaaataagtGCAATTTAATGTTGGTGACCCTTAGATGTGATCGCTGTGAATATCAGTCCCAAGTGTACCTGAATGGACAGAAGTTCTCATCCAGGACAGACCCTTGTGTCCACTGCCAATGTGCTGTGAGTTTATTTAGGCAAATGAGAGTTGCCTCTGAAGTATTCTAACTGCAATTATAATATGTTGGTCGAACTTTAATGACCCAGTGATGCAAAATCTCTGAACACTCACTGAACTGTTATATGTAAACGTGATATACTTTTATTAACGAGCCTCAGTGCACATTGTGATGAATATTATTTTATAGATTAATACGTTTTAAGTTTCCGTCTGACAGTATGAACAAATTTCCTGCTAGGAAGGTGAAGTTTCCTGTGATCGGATGGCTTCGTCATGTCCGGCACCAGCATGCAGTCACCCAGCCAAGCGTGAAGGAGAGTGCTGCCCCACATGCAATGGTAgatgcaaaaaatgacattttccatgcacttttgtatttttccccAAATTCAAGCAAAAATAGGAACAGGTTCATGTTTGCTCCTGCAGAATGTGAGTATGACAGACGAGTCTATGCTGATGGAAAAACATTCATCCCTGGTGGGAGCGGGCCCTGCCTGCAGTGCATCTGCAAGGCAAGTTTGTATTCAAAGTATTTTATAAAAAATGGATAAACAGGGTAATATATGGATTTTAAGGGTGGTTGCATGAAGTAAGTTTTGATTATTAGTTTCTTTTGTTTGCATAAGCTTTTTCGATGCATCATTTCTCCCCATTTAATATGTTAAAATCCCAATGCATTGTTTTCCCTCATAGAGACACAACATGAATGTGACCCAACACTTCACAaaagtcacacaaaaaaaaaacccttcactCAATGCTGTGGTGAAGTGAAATATTCAAAGTGGGAGATATAAAAATACCCTTGAACTATTAactattcaatcaatcaatcaatcaagtcTCCACAATGCATAATTTCCACAACACGATCAAATCattattctgttttcttcttgttttcctcaatTTTAGGCCGGGAACGTGATATGCCATGAGGAGAAGTGTCCACCTGTTCAGTGTTCCAACCCTATCAGAGATCCACATCAGTGTTGTCCAACCTGTAGAGGTAGATACAGAcatgcacacaacacacacatgaattcaGGAACATTGAATTGATTTACAAtgatttcctttttattttatgtctttACAAAATCAGTAAACACAATGAGCATCCTGTATGACTGCCTTCCTCTATAGGGTGCTTATCAAATGGAGTGCAGTACGAAGAGGGCGCATCGTGGCAAAGTGAAGACACCTGTTCCAGGTGTTCCTGTGTAGACGGGGAGATTGGCTGCTCTCGCATCCGCTGCCCCGCCAACGAATGTCAGCATCCCACAAGGAACCGTGGTAAGACCCTGTGGCTGCGACCGTATGAGAGAACTGATGTGTAATTTTCACACCGTCTCTTTCCGTTTTTACAGATTCTTGTTGCGCGACATGTGACAGCTGCACTTATAACAATCGCATCTACAGCAATGGACAGACGTTCACAAGCCCTGACCAGCCCTGTCAATCGTGCACTTGCCTGGTGAGTGTCGATCTCTGCTCACTAACAAAACATCCAACTCACCTGCAAACAAAGATGCATGAAAAACATCAGTTCCACTATATTTAAATTAGCTTCCTGTCACATAGAGAACTGATGTTGTCATATGACTGGTTTACAAAGCTCCAGATTCTTTAGGTCCAAAATatatctttttctgttttccttgcTTTTCCGCAGCATGGCACCGTTTCATGTGAGAGGCGGCCTTGTACTCCACTGTCCTGCGCTGGTGCCTACACAGCACCTGGAGAGTGCTGCCCTAAATGCCCAGGTACCCACATCCAGACTCATGTCCAATATGGCATTGTTCTATTACGTATcttggggggatttttttttttttgtcagagaaGTGAAGATGGCTTGTTTTCGCAGAATGCTCGTATGACACCAACGTGTACAGGGACGGCGAGAAATTTCAAAATCCTACAAATGCGTGTGAGGAGTGTAACTGTAATAGCGGGACGATTGACTGCCACAGAAGCCAGTGTCCTAAACCTCAATGCAATGCTCCTCGACCTGGAACATGTTGCCCCAACAACTGCAACGGTAAGACAGTACAAATTTCCTGTGAGAAACATTAATTCATCTCACAGATTAAAGTGtttattttacaatatttttcTGCTCATAAGGCTGCAGCTACGCTGGAAGGGAGTACAATAACGGAGAAGAGTTTCCTCATCCCACGGATCCATGCAGAGCTTGCTCCTGCTTGGTATGGATTATAGAGAAAAATCAAATCTTAatacagtttgtgtttgttgtcttCAAGCAGATTTTGGTTTACATATGTGTTTGCAGAATGGGAATGTGCAGTGTCTGATGAGGAGGTGTCCTCCATTATCATGTCCCAACCCTGTCTCTGTGCCGGGAGAGTGCTGCCCCCAGTGTCCAGGTAAGGATGTGCAGCAAAGACAGATGCAAACTACCCAGGAATGAATATTTTTAGATGATAACAAAAGAACCTGCAAAGAAATTCAGATAAGACAGTGTTGGGAAATAATTACCTTCAGtaatttgacattttatttttttgtgcaaatgTTGAGCTTTAAGATTTCACTCACTGCTCACAATATTGTAACATCatctggtgatttttttttttcatttctctgcaaCCCTACAAACTCTCTGCTACTAACCTGCTGTATTGTGAAGTGCACTGATGATAGTTTTCATGGCcgatcctgcagctcctccgtcagGCTGCTTGTATGAAGAAAGATCCTACAGACACATGGAGCGTTTCCAGCATCCCACGGACAACTGCCGAGTGTGCAACTGCCACAACGAGGCAGTTCAGTGTCAGCGCAAGCCCTGCCCCTTCGCTTCATGCTCTCACCCCGTTACACAAGAGTGCTGCCAGACCTGTGATGGTAAAAGTTCATAGATTTGAAGGCTACAACTTGGCATAATCCAGTTTGGAGATACAGTATCTGTACAGTATCTATTCTCAAATGTGGCttgttggtgcagtggtttgcactgccACTTGAGATAAGAAGTAGTTTGAATCTGTTGGCTGATGGAGCCTTTCTTCGTGGAGTTTGCTTGACCTCTCTTGTTTCTGCATGAGTATTTTTTTACATCTATATCTTTGTTTTGTCACTCAATCCAGAGAAATGTATGTATTATAGAAAATCTACACCTCTCTTTTGTAGCCTGCCTGTATGAAGGTCGACATCGAGCAAACGGAGAGGCATGGGAGGACGCATCGGACCGgtgttctgtgtgtgcgtgccgtGAAGGCTCCGTGCGGTGTGAGAGAAAACGCTGTCCACCTGCCAACTGTAAACACCCCGTCCAAAGGCAGTGCTGCATGTCCTGTGAGGGTGAGTGACGGCAGCACGGCTCTGCAGAAACCACCAACCCTGAACCCCGTTAGACCGGCACATTCATACCTAATCGAGTTCTGCTTGCAGGCTGCATGTATCACGGTAAAGAATATCCTGAGGGCAGCGAGTTCCGTAGCGACGACGACCCCTGCGCCTTGTGCTACTGCCGCGGGGGGGAGGTGGTCTGCGCCATGACGGCCTGTCAGATGGACTGCAGTCACCCTTACAGGCCACCCGGACAATGCTGCGGGGAATGTGAACGTATGTCTGGTCAAACTTtaactgtgtgtgaatgtgctcACATTCTTCACTTTTAATATTTGTCTCCATGactaaaaaaaagataaatcatGAATTTGTTTCTCCCTGTTAGGCTGCTTTTATAACAATGCAGTTCTCCATAACGGACAGTCCGTCGCTGACCCAAGAAACCCTTGTTCTGATTGTGTCTGCCAGGtagcatcaacacacacacactcacacacttgtTCTTGCTATTTgatctcctcacacactcttcTGTTGCAGAGCGGCTCAGTGCGATGCTTGAGGAGACCATGTCCGCGAGTCCGCTGTCCTCACCCGGTCACTGACCAGTGTGGCTGTCCCAGCTGTGACGGTATTCAGCCCGCATGAAACCGCCGCTCAGGTCGTGCAAAGCAAGCGAGTAGCTGATGCTTGGTTGTGTGTTTAGGTTGTCACTTTGAAGGAGTGACGTACGCTGAGGGCCAGACAGTCCGAGGAGGAGACAAAGGCTGTCAGGACTGCACGTGTTCGGTAAGTGGAGGAAATGCATCGGTTAAGACCGCTGCACCTTCACAGCTACGGTACGCCTCCCGTTTTTCTCTCCCCTGTAGAGAGGAGAGATGGTGTGCACGTCCAGAACATGCCCTGACGTATCGTGCCAACATCCGTCTTGGGATGGATGTTCATGCAAAGTGTGTGACGGGTGTAACTTTGAAAGACGGGAATGTTTCAACGGAGAACGATTTCCGCACCCTGAAGACCACTGccagctctgctcctgtttggtactgacacacacatgcattaaaGTGTATGCACTATTAAAGcaaaagtaaaactgaaaatggtatgtttttgtgtttggatGTAGAATGGCGGTGTAGTGTGTGCACACAAACCTTGTCCGAGTGTTTCCTGTCGGCATCCGGTGATCCCTCCCGGAGAGTGCTGCCCCGTCTGCACCGGCATCTGTTCATACCAGGGTGAACAGCACCAGCCTGGCTCTACCTTCATATCACCCTCCGACCCCTGCTCAACATGCTCCTGTGTGGTCAGTCCGATAGATGTctagaagaaaaaacacacacatacacacacactctcagtgTTTATTTAACTGGTCTTATGTCACCGTCAGAATGGAGACGTGAGCTGTCAGAGGAGACAGTGTCCGGTGCAGTGTGCTCACCCTGTTCCTTCAGACCACTGCTGTCCGATCTGTGACTCCTGTCAGTTTGAGGGCGTTGTCCACGCTCACGGTCAAACCTTCACGCCCTCATCCAGCCCCTGCCAGCGCTGCACCTGTGTCAGAGGCACCGTGACCTGCACGCCCGTCGTTTGCCCAGCAGCAAACTGCCTTCACCCCGTTGTCAAGCCAGGACAGTGCTGTCCCGAGTGTCCAGGTACCCCTTTCATATGTCTGGATGAATAACAAGTCAGGTccacacacatatttacattttttctgaGACCTCTTGTCTCAAAAATGTTCTGTTGATGCTTTCATTTGTCTCTTCTCTGTAGTCTCAGAGTGTATGGTGGAGGGTCAGGAGTTCAGAGACGGGCAGACGTGGGCACAGAAATCAAACCCGTGCTCTACCTGCATCTGCCAGGTCGGATTATTGTGAATCTTATTTATGAATCTCCATTTACCCTTTTAACGGTCTTAACAATGAATCCTGCACTTACAGACAGGTGAGGTGAAGTGTTCATCTCCTCAGTGTCCCAAGCTGACCTGTGTGCATCAGGTGACGGATCCAGCAACCTGCTGTCCCCGCTGTCGAGGTGCATAAAATCCACTGAGCGTTATTTAGTTTATTCTGTGGCTGCGGGCATGATCTGGCAAACAGAGACATCACTCCGAAGGTTTCCTCCCATATATCAAGTCATGTAGTGCCATCCAAGACTTCTCGACTGCGCACACAGTTTGAGCAGCATGTCACATATTTGAACATGAACCTCTCAggaccctctcacacacacacgcacacacaataaTATTTAATAACTACCAGATGTTGAAGTTGATATCTCTGGAAAAAAGCATATAAACTCCCACTCCTTACACTTTATGGAAATTTTTACGGCCACAAAATCAGCATGAATCCAGTTAATCGAGCCATAAGAGGATTACAATCTTGGAAGTATAAAAAGCTTATTCGACTAAAGTTTTGACTCTCAGGTTGCATGTATGGAGGGGAGGAGTATCCAGACGGCAGCAGCTGGTTTGCAGACTCCACTCCCTGCAtgacctgcatgtgtgtgaacgGAGTGACCACGTGTTCTGAGGTGCAGTGTCTGTCTCCATGTGTCAACCACATCACCGTGCCGGGGGAGTGCTGCCCGATGTGTGCCGGTCAGCAAGTTCACATAACTTTTACTGTAGTTCATTCAAGATAatataaatttaattttaatcatGTTTCAATACTTTCTTATTAGTAATTGTTAaacttgtgttgttttgttttctgatcaGACTGTATATTTGACGGCAAAGTGTATGGACCAGGGGAGAGTTTCCATCCAGCCAATGACCCCTGTCAGATCTGCACATGTGAGgtatgacaacaaaaagcagctgTACATTCAACATGAGTGATAATTAATGATGGGAGATGACGACTTCTCACTGAATAAGTGACTACTTCAACTGCGTTAAGCAGCAGTGTTACAAAACGGCTCTTGGAGACGAAGCACGGCCTGCTCCAGTACTTACAGGAACATGAATGATGAATGACAGTGAAGTATCAGTTGCAATGAAACCTTCATGCATTTCAGGTGACGCCAGATGGGGAGCAACACCTTCGCTGTTACCAAAAGCAGTGTCCAAGTCTTGTCGACTGTCCCAAGAACCACATCTTGTTTTCTGGACCGGACTCCTGCTGTCCTGTCTGCGCTCGTCAGTAGCAGTTTCCTGTTTACACCCTGTATTATATCAACACTCTCACTGTTTGATTCTGTTTGGTCTGTGATTGTTTAGAGCCTCTCACTAACTGTACTGACGCACGGATCGGCAACGAGGTGCTGGCAACAGACGATCCCTGTTTTACCTGTCATTGTAAGGTAAAACAGCACTGAGCCTTTCTTCTATGATCAGTGACATTTCAACATCGAGCAATGTCTGAAGAATTCTGCTACTTGAAACATTTCTTGAATGATAATAAAGATCATGTATATTTCAAATCCAAATCTTTTATCTTTGCTTGATCTACTCTTTGGGATTCTGCGTCTGTCTTCCTCACAGGATCTGACCTGGACCTGCTTACACCAGACCTGCCCACCACTGAACTGCCCCTACAGTGAACAGTTCAACTCTCCAGACCTATGCTGCCCTGTGTGTAAAGGTGAGTTTGAATCTTATCAATGGCCAAAACTTACTGCCGTCATCTACTGGGATCAAAACAAGTCATAACTCGACTGCTTGTTGCAGATTGTGTCCTCGAGGGACAAAACAAACGTGTGACTAATGGCAGCAGCTGGACGGACAGCGATGATGACTGTGTTAAATGTACCTGCATCGTGAGTTGGCTGGAAATACTTGTCCTTCATTTATGGAGATTGCTCTTGTTTTGGAGCCTAATGTTCAAAATGTGTGGTGGATTGGAGGATGCCCTTCGCcactgtctcttttttttatttttcttcaagtACCGGTATGTATTTATTATCAGGTTGTGTATCTATTCTGCCATCTGAAGTAATACATTCTGCCTGTGTGCATCCTCAGCTGGGCTCGGTGGAGTGCAGCATTGAAGAGTGTCCACCTATAGTTTGCCTGccaggtgaaaaaaaagtgaagattcCTGGGAAATGCTGCCATGAATGTCAAGGTATGTCCGCTGAGAGGCAAAGGCCTGACTGACCAAGCATGCTAAATTACATGTTCACGCAAGTAGATTGATGCACAGAGAATAACTCTTGTTTTCAAAAGAGGGTTTTGCATGCAGAGGCCATATACACAAGGTCAATGTCCCAGAAACGGGATTGCTTAGTGCTTACTTTCGTTTGTCATTGAGTTATTGA
Above is a window of Salarias fasciatus chromosome 7, fSalaFa1.1, whole genome shotgun sequence DNA encoding:
- the kcp gene encoding kielin/chordin-like protein, which translates into the protein MERGAHRTAALLEMTLLWLFALTVSGQSAPNQDDVIDLLAALNMTHPRSGVTRVQSPNSVAYKLRPRAPHLTLPQEYSHFLYSNLRGGIGVHVVGHQTSGSNATLFSLSSASSPILQIVSSTVSKTLRVDYQTGGRAQGLSSFQFPRRNPFSREESVQLAVSLEPDKLTFFVDCEEPSVVPITGSSRSNLELPQDVIITLASMPGKKDSKFNGYLKKAEISLKAYQQRPWICDNVTDALSSSQGTESRSPDSQTDNRKDASFSKLQRNHRNKEGTSHHLRDVQSDQHYRGLVFGPPGNPQGVKPAAQAQREDRMRKLERRLEEMARMLEMLKAQNADLLSRVKHLEGCECVRGRCVWEGRELQEGQSWQTDVNTVCFCTSGRVSCRTVINNGEFEPDGRVYNVSYTPAEETRNRPSPPRDCPPRPPPPDDCPPKSTPPPKPPQPPNICPPAPPPPPKPPQTPNFCPPNPPPPPKPTPPPNFCPPAPPLPPKPPQPPNFCPPNPPPPPKPTPPPNFCPPNPPPPPKPPQPPNFCPPNPPPPPKPTPPPNFCPPAPPPPPNDCNPKPSPPKNCRDCTHRGVRYADGAQWRSADNPCDICYCSEGNVQCRREQCNTPCENPAPPPPNTCCPVCQDCTHNGRNYPNGAAIPTGDRCQQCQCVNGNVACSAVRCPALQCRNPVHHPGECCPRCDRCEYQSQVYLNGQKFSSRTDPCVHCQCAEGEVSCDRMASSCPAPACSHPAKREGECCPTCNECEYDRRVYADGKTFIPGGSGPCLQCICKAGNVICHEEKCPPVQCSNPIRDPHQCCPTCRGCLSNGVQYEEGASWQSEDTCSRCSCVDGEIGCSRIRCPANECQHPTRNRDSCCATCDSCTYNNRIYSNGQTFTSPDQPCQSCTCLHGTVSCERRPCTPLSCAGAYTAPGECCPKCPECSYDTNVYRDGEKFQNPTNACEECNCNSGTIDCHRSQCPKPQCNAPRPGTCCPNNCNGCSYAGREYNNGEEFPHPTDPCRACSCLNGNVQCLMRRCPPLSCPNPVSVPGECCPQCPAPPSGCLYEERSYRHMERFQHPTDNCRVCNCHNEAVQCQRKPCPFASCSHPVTQECCQTCDACLYEGRHRANGEAWEDASDRCSVCACREGSVRCERKRCPPANCKHPVQRQCCMSCEGCMYHGKEYPEGSEFRSDDDPCALCYCRGGEVVCAMTACQMDCSHPYRPPGQCCGECERCFYNNAVLHNGQSVADPRNPCSDCVCQSGSVRCLRRPCPRVRCPHPVTDQCGCPSCDGCHFEGVTYAEGQTVRGGDKGCQDCTCSRGEMVCTSRTCPDVSCQHPSWDGCSCKVCDGCNFERRECFNGERFPHPEDHCQLCSCLNGGVVCAHKPCPSVSCRHPVIPPGECCPVCTGICSYQGEQHQPGSTFISPSDPCSTCSCVNGDVSCQRRQCPVQCAHPVPSDHCCPICDSCQFEGVVHAHGQTFTPSSSPCQRCTCVRGTVTCTPVVCPAANCLHPVVKPGQCCPECPVSECMVEGQEFRDGQTWAQKSNPCSTCICQTGEVKCSSPQCPKLTCVHQVTDPATCCPRCRGCMYGGEEYPDGSSWFADSTPCMTCMCVNGVTTCSEVQCLSPCVNHITVPGECCPMCADCIFDGKVYGPGESFHPANDPCQICTCEVTPDGEQHLRCYQKQCPSLVDCPKNHILFSGPDSCCPVCAQPLTNCTDARIGNEVLATDDPCFTCHCKDLTWTCLHQTCPPLNCPYSEQFNSPDLCCPVCKDCVLEGQNKRVTNGSSWTDSDDDCVKCTCILGSVECSIEECPPIVCLPGEKKVKIPGKCCHECQDSGASCLYQGTQYHSNEQWAVDQCTSCTCVSGDVHCHSERCPRLTCATDEMPAVVPGLCCPHCIPRPATCIAFGDPHYRTFDGRMLHFQGTCTYVLTQDCDGGDFSVHVTNDDRGRKGVSWTKEVTVLLGDVTVQLLQDWVVKVNSEVVALPFLKEPFIYIERQTNTILLNTNIGLKVLWGLRSHLEVSVPGSYKDQTCGLCGNFNNYRQDDLRMPSGRISSSESEFGNSWRVTEGSHSVSACRPGEDVNPCKEAGYQAKKGANARCKVLKSAAFRPCHHVVPPEPWYAACVYDQCACGANSDECLCDTLEAYASQCRESGVVLQWRSTALCAVGCPVERGFVFDECGPPCPVTCFNVDVPLGVIESHCFKPCVPGCQCPAGLVLHNNYCIQPEKCPKIIHDKS